The Brassica oleracea var. oleracea cultivar TO1000 chromosome C6, BOL, whole genome shotgun sequence genome includes a region encoding these proteins:
- the LOC106301073 gene encoding glutathione S-transferase U19, whose protein sequence is MAKEVILLDFWPSMYGMRTRIALREKGVDFEYRDENLREKSPLLLQMNPVHKKIPVLIHNGKPVCESAIQVQYIDEVWPHKNPILPSDPYQRAQARFWVDFIDKKMYEAQRKVYATKGEEQETGKKEFIEILKTLETELGDKPYFGGDDFGYVDIGLIGFYTWFPGYEKFGNFSIEAECPKLIAWAKRCMQRESVAKSLPDPEKVVEFMAMLRKRFGVE, encoded by the exons ATGGCGAAAGAGGTGATCCTTCTTGATTTCTGGCCTAGCATGTACGGCATGAGGACAAGAATCGCGTTGAGGGAGAAAGGTGTCGACTTCGAGTACAGGGACGAGAATCTGAGGGAGAAGAGCCCTCTGCTCCTCCAGATGAACCCGGTTCACAAGAAGATTCCGGTTCTCATCCACAACGGTAAACCGGTTTGCGAATCAGCCATCCAGGTTCAGTACATCGACGAGGTGTGGCCTCACAAGAACCCTATCCTCCCTTCTGATCCTTACCAGAGGGCTCAGGCTAGGTTCTGGGTTGATTTCATCGACAAGAAG ATGTACGAGGCACAGAGGAAGGTGTATGCAACCAAGGGTGAGGAACAAGAGACAGGCAAGAAGGAGTTCATTGAGATCCTCAAGACTCTTGAAACCGAGCTTGGAGACAAGCCTTACTTTGGTGGGGATGACTTTGGGTATGTGGACATCGGTCTTATTGGATTCTACACCTGGTTCCCTGGGTATGAGAAGTTTGGTAACTTCAGCATCGAAGCAGAGTGTCCGAAACTGATTGCATGGGCTAAGAGGTGTATGCAGAGGGAGAGTGTGGCCAAGTCCTTGCCTGATCCTGAGAAGGTTGTTGAGTTCATGGCTATGCTCAGGAAGAGATTTGGGGTTGAGTAG
- the LOC106300996 gene encoding glutathione S-transferase U20: MANSTILLDYWPSMFCMRARVALREKGVVFEAREEDLTNKSPLLLQSNPIHKKVPVLIHNGKPVCESLNVVQYVDEAWSDKNPFFPSDPYGKAQARFWADFVDKKFSDAQFKIWGKKGEEQAAGVKEFIEAVKILEAELGDKPYFGGDSFGYVDIALITFYSWFGAYEKFGNFSIEAESPKLIAWAKRCMEKESVSKSLPDQEKIVAYAAEFRKNNL, translated from the exons ATGGCGAACTCGACGATTCTTCTTGATTACTGGCCAAGCATGTTCTGTATGAGGGCTAGAGTTGCGTTGAGGGAGAAAGGTGTTGTGTTCGAGGCCAGAGAAGAGGATCTCACGAACAAGAGCCCTTTGCTCCTCCAGAGTAATCCGATTCACAAGAAGGTCCCGGTTCTGATCCACAACGGTAAACCGGTTTGCGAGTCCCTCAATGTTGTCCAGTACGTGGACGAGGCTTGGTCTGACAAGAACCCATTCTTCCCTTCTGATCCTTACGGGAAAGCTCAGGCTAGGTTTTGGGCTGATTTCGTGGACAAGAAG TTTAGTGATGCCCAGTTCAAGATATGGGGAAAGAAAGGTGAGGAACAAGCAGCAGGGGTGAAGGAGTTTATTGAGGCAGTGAAGATTCTTGAAGCTGAGCTTGGAGACAAACCTTACTTTGGTGGAGATAGCTTTGGATATGTAGACATTGCACTGATTACATTCTACAGTTGGTTCGGAGCATACGAGAAGTTTGGTAACTTCAGCATCGAGGCAGAGAGTCCAAAACTGATTGCTTGGGCTAAGAGGTGTATGGAGAAAGAGAGTGTGTCTAAGTCTCTCCCCGACCAAGAGAAAATTGTTGCGTACGCCGCTGAGTTTAGGAAGAATAATCTCTGA